One Diabrotica virgifera virgifera chromosome 3, PGI_DIABVI_V3a genomic window carries:
- the LOC126881657 gene encoding uncharacterized protein LOC126881657, translating to MDIVKQCKNLLLFIKRIRKIVFDKFTAKDKEIWVKRLTKQIKTCNKVIKKRTLPIGTIRKLQTHVGHFKHFKQIIFNRHVGMGLDNKLKHRVKWENVVSAFKSRIKTGVIVNLWHKDLAHFLNDCYIIFKNKIRKILKADKVVKVNVCFCGEFIKKSGEEEIVNFKYFNTKNAVLDVSTDTERWFFENVKDKINLKLSEFQERDSGFALNRIVSLEVNINRYEIGNGSSYIKLPESIQKKRACINVKNSDQACFYWAIVSALYPAKAHKELPSSYPWYSTVLKTEDLEAPMPLHQISKFEKLNNISVNVFALELIENNEKSFFTVYPARLTKTVVAKHVNLLLIQNHYFPKLNDYEAPPVDNDNSEIKYHYCHITDMSKLVAGQLNKRKAKLFLCNRCLNYFSTEGKLSEHEKMCADMNNCKMSFPKYDAVSFKNYTYKQTTPFVIYADFECMLEKVTDLQTSCCTKKYQKHIPYSAGYYVKCSYDEKLSFFKSYRGIDCMEWFANELPNLAQSIHSKIKKIIPMQENPSTSKATRCHICEKCFSPTDIIVKDHDHFTGEFRNFAHQACNLNFKKLFVVPVIFHNMSGYDSHFIISELSKKGDISLLPVNKEKYISFTLNDAVTNIKFRFIDSLRFLGASLDELVSTLNKNDFKICKREFSRLSDDEFKLITKKGVFCYDFIDSWEKLDITDLPPIEAFYNKLNDTNLTDEKYAHAKIVWDTFNIENLGQYSDLYLKTDIVLLADVFETFRKKCFITYGLDPAWYYTMPGYSWDCMLKYVGCNLELLRDVDMILFMEKAIRGGISVCSGRMSEANNKYMSNYDPAQPSKYLMYFDVNNLYGWAMGEPLPYGGFEWMDAKDIDVMSVPDDSPVGYMLQVDLDYPRQLHDLHSDFPFAAEHRKALGSNHTKLMTTLYNKKEYIVHYRNLKQMLANGLVLKKIHKILKFKQSAWLRPYIELNTRLRAAATNDFGRNLYKLANNSVFGKTMENIRKHRIVKLVRSWNGRYGAKNLISSARFHSRKIFNENLVAIELIKSDLVFNKPLYIGMTVLDISKLCMYQFHYDYMLPKLGADKCNLMYMDTDSFIYELYCHDAYEEVIKQDLSKFDTSDYAVDNIYNIPRVNKKVLGVMKDENKGEIMTKFVGLRSKMYTFKVQSGRITKKAKGTKYNIVKNVIKFDDYVNCLNDFKEQTATQHSIRSYSHNVYSIEQTKIALSPYDDKRYLIPNSFRTLPLGHYSILE from the coding sequence ATGGATATTGTTAAACAATGTAAAAATTTACTGTTATTCATCAAAAGAATCAGAAagatagtttttgataaattcACAGCTAAAGACAAAGAAATTTGGGTGAAACGCTTAACGAAACAAATCAAAACTtgtaataaagtaataaaaaaacgCACTTTGCCTATAGGTACAATTAGAAAACTGCAAACGCATGTaggacattttaaacattttaaacagaTTATTTTCAATAGACATGTCGGTATGGGGCTAGACAACAAACTAAAACATAGAGTTAAATGGGAAAATGTAGTTTCCGCGTTTAAAAGTCGAATTAAAACTGGAGTTATAGTTAATTTATGGCATAAGGACTTAGCACATTTCCTAAatgattgttatattatttttaaaaataaaatcagaaaaattttaaaagcagATAAAGTTGTTAAAGTTAATGTTTGTTTTTGTggagaatttattaaaaaatcggGGGAGGAggaaattgtaaattttaaatattttaatacaaaaaatgctGTACTAGACGTATCTACCGATACAGAGCGGTGGTTTTTTGAGAatgttaaagataaaataaatctTAAATTATCCGAGTTTCAGGAAAGGGACTCCGGTTTTGCATTAAATAGAATTGTATCTTTAGAAGTAAATATTAATCGATATGAAATTGGAAATGGTTCCTCGTATATTAAACTTCCTGAGAGTATTCAAAAAAAGCGTGCTTGTATTAATGTAAAAAATTCTGATCAAGCATGTTTTTATTGGGCAATAGTTAGTGCCCTCTATCCAGCTAAAGCACATAAAGAACTCCCATCCTCATACCCATGGTACAGTACAGTACTAAAAACAGAAGACCTAGAGGCACCAATGCCGTTacatcaaatttcaaaatttgaaaaattaaataatatatcaGTCAATGTATTTGCTTTAGAAttaatagaaaataatgaaaagtcaTTTTTCACAGTATATCCAGCTAGATTAACTAAAACAGTCGTTGCCAAACATGTAAATCTTCTTTTAATTCAGAATCACTATTTTCCTAAATTAAACGATTATGAAGCACCTCCAGTGGATAATGATAATTCAGAAATTAAGTACCACTACTGCCACATTACGGATATGTCTAAATTAGTTGCTGgtcaattaaataaaagaaaggcCAAATTATTTCTTTGCAATAGATGCTTAAATTATTTTTCAACTGAAGGGAAATTGTCGGAACATGAAAAAATGTGTGCAGATATGAATAATTGTAAAATGTCTTTTCCTAAATATGATGCTgttagttttaaaaattatacttataAACAAACAACGCCATTTGTCATATATGCAGATTTTGAGTGCATGTTAGAAAAAGTTACAGACCTCCAAACATCCTGTTGtactaaaaaatatcaaaaacatattccgTATAGTGCTGGATACTATGTAAAATGTAGCTATGATGAAAAGTTGTCTTTTTTTAAGAGTTATAGAGGCATTGACTGCATGGAGTGGTTTGCTAATGAATTACCAAATTTAGCTCAAAGTATTCATtcgaaaattaagaaaattatacCAATGCAGGAAAACCCGAGTACCAGTAAAGCCACAAGGTGTCACATATGCGAAAAATGTTTTTCTCCTACAGATATCATTGTTAAAGACCACGACCATTTTACGGGGGAGTTCAGAAATTTCGCCCACCAAGCCtgtaatttaaatttcaaaaaattgtttgtcgtcccagttatttttcacaatatgagTGGCTACGACAGCCATTTTATAATTTCAGAGTTAAGCAAAAAAGGAGATATTAGTCTACTTCCAGTCAATAAAGAAAAATACATTTCATTTACACTTAACGATGCTGTTACTAATATAAAATTTCGATTTATTGATTCATTAAGATTTTTAGGAGCCTCTTTAGATGAATTGGTctcaacattaaataaaaatgacttTAAAATTTGCAAGCGAGAATTTAGCAGGTTAAGTGACGATGaatttaaattaataactaaaaaaggggTATTTTGCTATGATTTTATTGATTCTTGGGAAAAATTAGACATTACCGATTTACCTCCAATAGAGGCATTTTATAATAAGCTAAACGATACGAATCTTACAGATGAGAAGTATGCTCATGCTAAAATAGTTTGGGATACCTTTAACATTGAAAATTTAGGTCAATATTCAGATTTGTACTTAAAAACCGATATTGTGCTTTTAGCAGATGTTTTTGAAACTTTccgcaaaaaatgttttataacttATGGGTTAGATCCAGCCTGGTACTACACAATGCCCGGTTATTCTTGGGATTGTATGTTGAAATACGTGGGGTGTAACCTCGAGTTATTGCGTGACGTTGACATGATACTATTTATGGAGAAAGCAATTCGTGGAGGAATTTCAGTATGTAGCGGTAGAATGTCGGAGGCCAATAATAAGTACATGTCTAATTATGACCCCGCACAGCCCTCAAAATACTTAATGTATTTTGATGTCAATAATTTATATGGGTGGGCTATGGGAGAACCCTTACCCTACGGAGGGTTCGAATGGATGGATGCCAAAGACATTGATGTTATGTCTGTACCTGATGACTCTCCCGTAGGGTACATGTTACAAGTTGACTTGGACTATCCTCGCCAATTACATGATCTGCACTCAGATTTTCCATTCGCTGCCGAACACCGCAAAGCTTTGGGTTCAAATCATACTAAACTAATGACAACactttataataaaaaagaatatatcgttcattatagaaatttaaaacaaatgctGGCTAATGGGTTAGTTTTAAAAAAGattcataaaattttgaaatttaagcAGTCTGCGTGGCTGCGACCCTACATAGAATTAAATACTCGACTTAGAGCTGCAGCTACGAACGATTTTGGAAGAAATTTATACAAATTGGCCAATAATAGTGTATTTGGAAAGACTATGGAGAATATAAGGAAACATAGAATAGTAAAACTAGTCAGATCATGGAATGGGCGATATGGTgctaaaaatttaatttctagTGCCAGGTTTCATAGCAGAAagatatttaatgaaaatttagtAGCTATAGAACTGATTAAATCAGATCTAGTTTTTAATAAACCCTTATACATTGGCATGACTGTTTTAGATATATCAAAATTATGTATGTACCAATTTCATTACGACTATATGCTTCCAAAATTGGGCGCagataaatgtaatttaatgtatatGGATACCGATAGCTTTATTTATGAACTGTACTGTCATGATGCATATGAGGAAGTAATAAAACAAGATCTATCAAAATTTGATACATCCGATTACGCTGTAGATAATATCTATAATATTCCTCgcgtaaataaaaaagttttaggaGTAATGAAAGATGAAAATAAAGGAGAAATTATGACAAAATTTGTGGGATTACGATCAAAAATGTATACTTTTAAAGTTCAATCTGGTCGAATCACTAAAAAAGCAAAAGGGACtaaatataatatagtaaaaaatgttataaaattcgATGATTATGTAAACTGTTTAAATGATTTTAAGGAACAAACTGCTACTCAACACTCCATTCGGTCATATAGCCATAACGTCTATAGTATAGAACAAACAAAAATTGCGCTAAGTCCTTATGAcgataaaagatatttaattccaaatagttttagaaCCCTACCATTGGGACATTACAGTATtttagaatag